From the Chiroxiphia lanceolata isolate bChiLan1 chromosome Z, bChiLan1.pri, whole genome shotgun sequence genome, one window contains:
- the FAM81B gene encoding LOW QUALITY PROTEIN: protein FAM81B (The sequence of the model RefSeq protein was modified relative to this genomic sequence to represent the inferred CDS: inserted 2 bases in 1 codon; substituted 4 bases at 4 genomic stop codons) has protein sequence MTYLLEEQLSTKEIIAFLLHQAFXIKDDIISYLQGSGSLXRETDALWLLKTHTQTIMNIIKKLSQDTKKRVDEKLLILSLKLEXMDKPQKXEKQLNXTKSDEKRLHVRTARFKRQIRKELEEVQNEYRSGENEISCKLF, from the exons ATGACTTACCTGCTAGAAGAGCAATTATCCACCAAGGAGATCATTGCTTTCCTCCTCCATCAGGCTTTCTGAATCAAAGATGACATCATCTCCTATCTCCAGGGAAGTGGAAGTCT CAGGGAGACTGATGCCCTGTGGCTGCTGAAAACCCACACCCAGACTATCATGAACATCATTAAAAAGCTCAGCCAGGACACA AAAAAAAGGGTAGATGAAAAGCTCCTAATTCTGTCACTAAAACTAGAATAAATGgataaaccacagaaataagaaaagcagTTGAACTAGACGAAAAGTGATGAAAAAAGACTTCATGTAAGAACTGCCAGATTTAAAAGACAGATCAGAAAGGAGCTTGAGGAAGTGCAAAATGAATACAGATCAGGTGAGAATGAGATTTCATGCAAGTTATTTTAG